One window from the genome of Hydra vulgaris chromosome 02, alternate assembly HydraT2T_AEP encodes:
- the LOC136075780 gene encoding uncharacterized protein LOC136075780, whose amino-acid sequence MLLNKAWQVEVNLERWRYALESRGMKVSRSKTEYMCVNERADGGQVQLQGVDLVKIDKFTYLGSRVQSNGGSEREVKKRMQAGLCGWHKESGVICDRRVSARMKGKIYRTVVRPAMLYGLETVALTKRQVREMEMSEMKMLRFSFGVTKKDRIRNEFIRGSAHVACFGDNKLENQD is encoded by the coding sequence atgcttcttaacaaggcctggcAAGTGGAGGTAAACTTGGAAAGATGGAGGTATGCTTTGGAAAGCAGGGGAATGAAAGTGAGCAGGAGTAAAACAGAGTACATGTGTGTGAATGAGAGGGCAGATGGTGGACAGGTCCAGTTACAAGGAGTTGATTTGGTAAAGATTGACAAGTTTACCTACTTAGGGTCGAGGGTACAGAGTAATGGAGGAAGTGAAAGAGAGGTAAAGAAGAGAATGCAGGCAGGGTTGTGTGGATGGCACAAAGAGTCTGGTGTGATCTGTGATAGAAGGGTGTCGGCTAGAATGAAGGGTAAGATCTATAGGACAGTAGTGAGACCTGCTATGTTGTATGGACTGGAGACAGTTGCACTGACAAAGAGACAAGTGAGGGAGATGGAGATGTCTGAGATGAAGATGTTAAGATTCTCATTTGGAGTGACGAAGAAGGATAGGATTAGAAATGAGTTTATTAGAGGATCAGCACATGTAGCATGTTTTGGAGATAACAAGTTAGAGAATCAAGATTGA